The Rhodococcus sp. B50 DNA window TACGACTCGCGGAAGAACGACAGTGAGTCGTGAACCTGCCCGAAAGCGTTGCTCGTCTGCATCACATCGCCGAGGGTCACCTGACCGGCGAACAGACGCGGTCCCTGTACGAGGAACGGGAAGATCACCGCGGTCTGGTTGACCGCCAAGTTGAAACCGTTGAACTTCAGTGTCCGGAACACGATGCGCCACCAGTTGCGGATCACCGCGGCGAACCGGGCGAGCAGGCCACCGCGTTCGACGCCCTCACCCCGGTAGAACGCGATCGATTCGCCGTACTCGCGTACCCGCACCAGGGCATAGCGGTAGGTCGCGCCGAGCTTCTCGTTCAGGAAGTTGAGCATGATCAGGGGGCGGCCGATCCAGAAGGCGACCGTCGTGGTGACGAGCACGTAGACGATCACGAGAAAGACCATTGCGCGCGGGATCTCGGTGCCGAAAATCGTGACCGGTCCAGACAGATCCCACAGGATGCCGGTGAAACTGACGATGGACAGCACTGCTGTCACCGCCCCCATCGACAGAACGCGTGTGGTCGTGACGAAATCCGTGATGTCGACCTGGATGCGTTGATCGGGGTTGTCGACCGGGGACGACACGAATCGATCCTTGTAGAAGGAGCCCGAGCCCAGCCAGTCGTCCACGAGCCGGTCGTTCAGATGTGTGCGCCACCGGATGTCGAGCGTCTGCCCGAGGAGGTAGTCGACCAGTGCTCGGACCACGTGGATCGCCGCCAGGATCGCGAAGACCCGCATGAAACGCCAGAAGGCCGACTCGTCCAGATTCTGGATCGCCGTGTAGAAATCGTTGTACCAATAGGAGAACAACACGCTCATCCGCACTGCGAACACCGTCAGCAACAGCACGATCGCGGCCAGGGCGGGACCACCCGTACCGTTGCGCGGGTCGAAATAGGAGGCGGCGATGCGCCACCACTGGCGGCCCCAGCGCGTGAATCGCACGATCACGACGATCACGGCGACGAAGACCAGGGCGGTGATTCCGAAGGCTTTCGCCGTCCACAGGATGCTGTCGACGACAACCGATCCCCAATTCAGCATCTCGGACCTCCGACACCTGCCAGTGGACGTCGATCCTTTCAAGGATCACCCCGCGCGGCGGTTGTGGGAATGCCCGGACGCCGAATCGCGTAGGTCGCTCCCGTGATCGGTCACTCCTCGTCCCCGCGATTGCGACGACGCCACTGCACGGCGGCCGTGAGCAATCGGATCCCGAGCGCCAGGAAGATCAGATTTGCGACCATCTGCACCGACACGACGGCTCGCGCGGTCTCGGTTACCGCGGAGATGTCCCCGAATCCCACCGTGGAGAAGACCGTCAGACAGAAGTACAGGGCATCGACGCGGGACAGTGGTTCGGTGAAGTTGTCCGGATGCGCCACGGACATGCGGAGGTAAAGGGTTGCGAAGACCACGAGATAGGCGGACACGATCGTGGTGAGTGCCTCGACGGCCTGGACCGCCGGGTACTCCGACGCGAGAATCCTGCGGATCTGCCACCAGCCGACCATCAGGACCGCAGTGCCGCCACCGACGAGCGTCAGGACCTCGGATGTGCTGCGGACATGCTCGACCGGAAACACGAAGTAGACGCTGACCAGCACGAAGGCGGTGAGCGTCGGACGTGCTATCGCGGTCAGGAGCAACCGTCTCCGCTCCCGCGGGTCCGGTATTCGCGGAGAATCGACCATGACGATGCCCGTTCCGGAATGGTGACTTTCGCCCCTACGGTATCGATCGGGTCGAGGCGACGATGGGAAGACCGGAGTATCCGATCCGGCCCGAAAGGTCGACGCGGAGCGGCGAAGCGTGGGGAGTCATCGATGACCGAACACAACCTGTGGGTTCGACCGATCGGCGAGGTGGGTGCCACCGATGCGCCGACGGTGGGCGGTAAGTCCGCGAACCTGGGCGAACTGACCCGCGCCGGGTTCCCGGTACCCGCCGCGTTCGCCGTCACCACCGACGCGTACCTCGATGCGATGGGGGCTGCCGGGACACGAACCGAACTGGCCGCCGAGGCGGTGCCCGCGCCCGACATCGACGACGCCACGCTCATCCGCACGTCTGCCGCCCTCGCAGCCCTGGTGACCGAGTCGCCCGTCCCGGACGAGATGCGTGCGGCGATCGTCTCCGCCTACGAACGCCTCGGACCCGATGTCCCCGTCGCGGTGCGGTCGTCGGCTCCGGCGGAGGATGCCTCCGACACGTCGTTCGCCGGGATCCACGAGTCCTACACGAACATCATCGGCGCCGATGCGGTGGTCCGCGCGGTGCAGGCGTGCTGGGCGTCGTTGTGGTCCGAACGTGCCCGTACCTATCGCGGGCTGCGCGGAGTCACCGACGAACCGTCCATCGCGGTGGTCGTGCAGGTGATGGTGAAATCCGAGTCCTCCGGTGTGGCATTCACCGCCGACCCCCGCACCGGCGACCTCGACCGTATCGTGATCGAAGCGGCGCTCGGTCTCGGCGAGGTCGTCGTCGGCGGACAGGTCGAGCCCGACACCTACGTCGTCGCCAAGGACGGCTTCGAAGTGCTCGACGTCCACCTCGGTCACCAGGAGTTCCGGATCGCCTCGACCGACACCGGGGACAGCCGCGTCGCGGTCGATCCCACGCGCAGCACCCGGGTGCTCGACGACGATCAGCTCGGGCGCGTCGCACGGCTGGCCGCAGGAGTGGAACAGCACTACGGACGGCCGCAGGATCTGGAATTCGCGTTCGCGAACAACGAGTTGTGGATCGTGCAGACGCGCCCCATCACCACACTCGACCAGCCGGCAGCTGCCGCCTCGTCCGGCAACGGCGAAGCACGACCGTTGCTGACCGGCCTCGGCGCCGGTCCCGGGACGGCGACCGGGCGCGTACGGGTGCTGCACGAGCTCGTCGACGGGAAGCGCCTGAGCGACGGCGAGATCATCGTGGCGCCCATGACCCGGCCGGACTGGCTGCCGATCCTGCGGCGCGCCGGTGGCATCGTCACCGACGGTGGCGGTATCACCTGCCACGCCGCCATCGTCGGACGTGAACTCGGCAAGCCCGTCGTGGTCGGTGCCCGGACCGCCACCACCGAGCTGCGCGACGGGCAGCTGATCACCGTGGACGGCAACGCCGGGGTGGTGTTCGACGGGGCGGTCCACACGGCCGAGCGGCCTGCGGCGACGACATCCGCACCGGCGACATCGACTGGTGCCGCCGAAACGGTCACGGCCACAGCGATATACGTCAATCTTGCCACCCCCGACGCCGCAGAGGCGGTCGCCGCCACCGATGTCGACGGCGTCGGCCTGCTGCGCGCCGAGTTCATGATCACCGAAGCACTCGCAGGGGAGCACCCCTCGCACATGATCGCGCAGGGCCGTCGCGAGGAATACGTGGAGAAGATGGCGGGAGGCGTCGCGATGATCGCGGCAGCGTTCGCGCCACGCCCGGTGGTCTATCGCGCGATCGATCTGCGCAGCAACGAGTTCGCCGACCTCGAAGGCGGCGAGATCGAACCCCACGAAGAGAACCCGATGATCGGATACCGTGGGTGTTTCCGGTACGTGCGGGATCCGGAACTGTTCGCCCTGGATCTCGATGTGCTACATCGTGTTCGGAGCACGCACCCCAACGTGCACCTGATGATTCCGTTCGTGCGCACCCGCTGGGAACTTCGGGACTGCCTTGCCCAACTCGACCGGCATCCACTCGGATCCGACCAGCGAATGCTGCGCTGGATCATGGCCGAGGTCCCTTCCGTCGTCTACTGGCTGCCGGAGTACGCGAAGCTCGGAATCGACGGCGTGTCGATCGGCAGCAACGACCTCACGCAGTTGATGCTCGGTGTCGATCGGGACTCGGAGGTGTGCAAGGACCTGTTCGACACCCTCGACCCGGCCGTGCTCGACGCGATCGACCACATCATCGAACGGGCCTCGGCCGCGGGACTGACGACGTCGTTGTGCGGGCAGGCCGTGTCGACCAGCACCGATCTGGCCGAGCATCTCGTGCGGCGCGGTATCACCTCGGTGTCGGTCACGCCCGACGCTGCAGCGCAGACGAGACGGACCGTGGCGCGAGCGGAGCAGCGTATCCTGCTCGACCGCGCCCGCAGCGCGGAGGCGTGAATATCGGCGCCCGCTACCCGGTGGGCCTCTCGGCAGGGCGTTGATAGGTCAGATCCCATATCTCGGATCCGAGAGCGATCTGTTTCCAGCCGTCGCTTTCGATCCTCCGAACCAAGCGTCGGACTCGTGTACGGCGGCGGAAAGAGGCAAAAGGCCCCTGTTGTCGTCTGCCGCCCGGTGCTCGGTGTCCGCGCAGCGGCGAAAGCCGGGCGGTACGGGACGTATTCGACTCGGAATGCTCTGTCTGCGCGTCGGAATGCGCGTAACCTCTGCACCGTGTCCACGGCGGTGGCAGTGCATCAGCTCGTCAAGACCTTCGGGAGCACCCATGCGCTCGACGGTCTGGATCTCGAGGTCCGTCCCGGTGAAGTACACGGTTTTCTGGGCCCCAACGGGTCCGGCAAGTCGACGACCATCCGTATTCTCCTCGGATTGCTCCGCGCCGATTCCGGAGACGTGACGGTGCTCGGCGGTGACCCGTGGCGTGAGGCGGTGTCGCTGCACCGCCGGCTCGCCTACGTGCCGGGGGAGGTCAACCTCTGGCCCAATCTGACCGGTGGGGAGGCGATCGATCTCCTGGCCGGACTTCGGGGAGGGCTGGACGAGCTCCGTCGCGCCGAGCTCGTCGAACGATTCGAACTGGATCCGACGAAGAAGGTGCGGACGTATTCACGAGGCAACCGGCAGAAGGTTGCCATCATCGCAGCCCTGGCTTCGAACGTAGAGCTTTTTCTGTTCGACGAACCCACCTCGGGCCTCGACCCGCTCAAGGAGGAGGTCTTCCGGGACTGCGTGCGCGACGCGGTTGCTCTCGGCTGCTCGGTGCTGCTGTCGAGTCACATTCTGGCGGAGGTGGAGGCCCTGTGCGATCGAGTCACCATCATCCGGCGTGGCCGCACCGTCGAGTCCGGCACACTCGGTGAGCTGCGCCATCTGACCCGCACGTCGGTGACCGCCGAAACCGTTCGCCCGGCGGTGGGTCTCGAGACGATCGACGGAGTGCACGATCTGGACGTCCACGGACACACTGTGCGCTTCGAAGTCGATACCAAGAATCTCGAAGCGGTCCTCCGCGAACTCCTCGGGTTCGGTCTTACTTCGCTGACGAGTACGCCGCCCACCCTCGAAGAACTGTTCCTGCGGCATTACGGCGACGAATTGCCGGGGGAGCACAGTCACGCACCCGGCACACGCACCGCACCGCGGTAGAGGAGCCGGAACTGCGATGAGCGCCGCATTCGTCGGAACCGGACACCTGATACGACTTGCCGTGCGCCGCGACCGGGTGCAGCTGCCGATATGGTTGGCAGCGATCACGGTGGTCTACGCCGTCTCGGTCTCGAGCCTCGAAGGTTTGTATCCGACACAGCAGGACCTGCGCGTGCTCGCGGTGAGTTCCGCGGTCTCGCCGGTGGTGCTCGCCACCAACGGTCTGGTCTCGGGGGACAATCTGGGTGCGGTCGTCGCCGCCCAGACGCTGTTGTTCCTGGCACTGGCCGCCGGATTGATGAGCACGCTGGCGGTGGTGCGGCACACACGGCAGAACGAGGAGACCGGTCGCGCGGAACTGGTGGGTGCCAACGTCGTCGGCCGGCGGGCGATGCTCACGGCGGCTCTGACCGTCGCCGCCGGCGCGAACCTGGTACTGGTGGTGCTGCTGACCGTCGTGTCCCTCGCGTTCGGCCTGCCCTCGGACGGATCCGCCGTGCTCGGTGTCGCGACCGGTGCCGCCGGTCTCGCCTTCGCGGCTGTCGCCGCTGTGACCGCCCAGATCGCCGAGGGAGCTCGGGCAGCGAACGGGCTTGCCGGTGCCGCCCTCGGTGCGGCTTTTCTGCTGCGCGCGATCGGTGACAGTGCGGGCACGGTGGATCCGTCCGGTGTTCGCGTCACGAGCATGTGGTTGTCGTGGCTGTCGCCGATCGGGTGGTCCCAGCAGATCCGGCCGTTCGACGCGAACGCGTGGTGGATCCTGCAACTGTTCGCGGTGTTCGCGGTCGTGATGGTCGGACTCGCGTACGTCCTGACGGAACGACGGGATTTCGGTGCCGGGCTGATGCAGTCGCGTCCCGGCCCTGCCCGTGCGGGCGAACGGCTGCCGACGGCCTTCGGTCTCGCTTGGCGGCTGCAACGCACCACGCTGCTGTGGTGGGCCGTCGGTCTCGTGATCCTGGCCGCCACCTACGGCAGCGTCGCCGACGAGATGAACGACTTCCTCGACGAGGGGGGTGGGGTCGCCGACCTGATGAAGCAACTGGGGGGCGGCGCGGAAGCGCTCACCGACGCGTACTTCGCCATGACCTTCCTGATGATGGCCTTGTTGACGAGCGGCTATGCGGTGCAGTCGATTCTGCGGTTGCACGGTGAGGAGACCTCCGGCCGTGTCGAATCGGTGCTCACCACCGCACTGGGGCGGGTGCCGTGGGTGCTCACCCATCTCGTGGTCGTAGTGATCGGTGTGCTGATACTGCAGCTACTCGTGGGGATCGTGCTGGCACTGACCTACGGTGCGGCGATCGGCGACATCACCGGTCCGTCGGCCGATCTGCTTCCGGCGGCACTGGTGTACGTGCCGGCGATCGCGCTGGTCGCAGCCACGGCCGTGCTGTGCGTCGGGGCGATACCGCGTCACGGTGCGGCCGTCGCATGGGGAGTCTTCGCGGTCTGGCTGCTCATCGGGCAGCTCGGCGTACTGCTCGATCTCCCGCAATTCGTGCTCGACCTGTCGCCCTTCACCCACGTACCGGCGCTCCCGGCGGCGCCGTTGCGGATCCTGCCGCTCGCTGTCCTGACGGTGCTTGCGGCAGCCATTGCCGCGGCGGGGGTGTTCGCGATGCGCCGCCGCGATCTCGTCCTCCACTGACGTCTAGGGGACGACCATCACCGGGCAGGTCACCGTGTGCAGCAGCGCCCAGGTGGTCGAACCCAACAGCAGATTCGGGAATCCTCCTCGTCCGCGGCGGCCGAGAACCAGCAACTGCGCGTCGGCCGCGTGCGACGCCAGATAATGGGAAGGCTGGTCCAGCACGACCACCGGGTGCACCGTGACGTCGGGGAACTCCTCACCGTGCCCGGAGAGGCTCTCCGACAACAACGCCCGCTCACGGTTCTCGACACTGTCCCAGTCGATCCTGAAACGGAAGGGCGCCCGTACGTCGAGATCGGACCAGGCGTGAACGGCCACGAGCTCGGTGTCGCGCAACGCTGCCTCCTCGAACGCCGCGGTGATGGCGCGGGAGCTGTGCTCCGAACCGTCGACGCCGACCACGACCGGCCCGGAGATGTCGTTGATCTCGACGTGCGGCAGGTCGCGCACGACCACCGCAGGAGCATGCGTGTGCGTCACCAGTGCCGTGCTGACCGACCCGAATCGCTCCCATCCGAACCGGTTGTAGCCGGCACCGACGACCACCATCGACGCCGACTTCGAGCGGTCGATCAACTCGAGGGACGGAGAACCGGTGCACAGACGGGTTTCGATGTCGAGCTCACGATCGGGCACCGCGCGGCGCGCATACTCGGCGGCGTCGAGAAGTAGCTCACGTCCTTCGGACTCTTCCTGTTCGAAGAAGCCGGCGGGCATACCGATGGGAACACCGAAGGTGTTGCGGACCGACACCGTGGTGACCAGTGCCAGCGAAAGGCGGCGGCGGTCGGCTTCGCGTGCCGCCCAGGCCACGGCCTGGAGGGACGCTTTCGACCCGTCGACTCCGACGACGACGGAGCGATGTGCGGACATGGCGATCACCTCGGGTATGTCCGGGCTACTGGGCAATGTCAGTACACGCTCGTATCCCTCGGTCGCACTAGAGTCGACGGTCCCGAGTCGATCGGAGCGGGTGACCAAAGGCCCTCGTGTGCCGCCGGGTCGATGTTCACACTGAGAACTGCGAAGGCATCGACTGCCACCACGTCCGAAAGGCCTGTCATGTCCGTCTTGGTCGGCTACGCGACCGCCGGAGGATCGACGCGCGGGATCGCCGAGCGCATCGCTGCGGGGTTGGAGCGTGGCGGTGCGGTGGAGCTTCGAACGTTGACCGAGGTCGACTCGGTTCGGAAGTACGAGGTGCTGATCCTCGGCAGCGCGATCCACAACGGCCAATGGCTGCCCGAGGCCACCGCAGCCGTCGACCGGTTTCGTGGGGAACTCGGTGGGCGGGCTCTGTGGGTCTTCTCGGTCTCGTCGGTCGGGGCGACGAGCACGACCCTGTCGCCCCGGCTCGCGAGACGTCTGCGCCGGATGACTCCCGAACCACGGGCGGTGCAGGCTCTCCGCTCGTCCGCGGACGTGCGCGACCACCGGTTCTTCGCAGGCGCCATCGCCCCCGGAGATTGGCCGGGGATGGGACGGATCGTCTTCCGGCTGATGGGCGGACACTACGGTGACGCCCGCGACTGGGACGACATCGATGCGTGGACGGGACGGATCCGGGCAGGACTCGTCGAGAACACGCCGTGATCAGGCTGGGCCGGTGCCGGCCGGGCCTGTCGACGATGTGACGGTGCTCGGTTCGACGGGTTCGCGTGGGCCCTGGTCGAACCGGAACGGCGGGTACTCGTCGCGCATCAGCGCGGCATACGCCCAGACCCGGAACAGCCACCGGTCGATGCCCATCACGAAATCGAACAACCCCCGCGGGTAGGTGCCGGTGAACAGCACCGCCACCGCGGCGAAGAACACAAGGACGCCCAGCAGCGAGCCGAAGGCCCAGCTGCCGTTGCCGGCCGGATTGTCGTTCCCGTCGCCGGTCGCGACGCCGACGCTCCACCCGCCGACCAGCACCGCCAGCACGATGTAGTGAGGGATCGCAAGCAGCCACCACTTGATCAACACCAACCCCCGGGAGAGCCGCTCGGGATACTCGACGTCGAAGTCCGCCGGATAGTCCGTGCGGTGGAGACCGAACGGCGGGTACCTGTCGGTGCCCAGCGCCGAGTAGGTGTAGAAGGCGACCCGCCAGGTCCACCGCAGCACACCGACGCCGAAATCGAACAGTGCGCGTGGATAACGACCGGTGAACAGGATCGCGAATCCGGCCGCGATCGTCGTCACGAGAAAGGCTGTGTGCAGGAAGAACAGCACGATGAAATGAGGTATCGCAGCGGCCCACTTGACCAGCCACAGCCACCGCGAGATCGGTTCGTCCAGGTCGCCGCGCAGATGTACCGGATACGGCGCTGCAGGTGTGGGCGACGGCGAGGTGGCTGCGACGGTTGTTCCGATCCCCGGCGCGGACACCGGACCCGGTGGAGGAGGCCCGTGCCGACCGAGCCCGACGGCACCGACGAGCACCAACGGCACGCCGACGACGAGGAGTACCAGACCGAGAATGAGCAGCGCGAGCACGGCCGGTCCGAGCAGATCGATGTGGATTCCGGCCTGTACATCCACGCCGATCCCCGCGGACCCGTCGGCGTTCATGACCACGACCGTCCACGTGCCGTCGCGTAGATCCCACTCCAGTTGCCGTGTTCCTGTCCCTTCCGCGGATGCGACCCAGAACTGCTGTGCCGCCGGTGCAGTCGGGACGTTGCCACCGGGAACGTCTTGGTACGTGACATCGAACGGTTCGAACCGCAGGTCGGTCACCACGGTATGGGCGACACCCGACAGATAGGACTCGACGTCCTCGACCGGAGCTATGCCGACGAACACTGCCTGTGTGGGATCGGTTGCGGTGGCACGCACCAGCAGTCGGCCGATGTCCTCGCCGCGCAGGCCCGACGGAGTCTGGTCGTCGGTGACCAGGTCGAGTCGTTCGGAGACCAGCGCGTGTGTCTGTGTCCGGAAGGTCTCCGTGGGCCCGGTGAGGAATCCGCCGTCGCGCTGGAGGACGACGAACCATCCCAGCACGAGCGCTCCGACTGCAGCAGCGGCGCCGAGGAGCGCGAGGAGAGTTCCGACGATCAGCATGATCACTCTGCCGACGTTCATCGATCCGTCCTCCGGACAATCGTGGCGGCCCTCGACGTGCGATTCGTACACGATAGCTGTCGTTCGGGACCGATTTCCAGCGTCGCTCGGTCGCCGCGTCCCAGGTGGACGTGCCTGTCCGGCTTCTCGCCCGGTGTACGAGAAGCCGGACAGGGTCAGAGCGCGAGTTCCGCGCGGGCGCGGCTCAGCCAATCCATCGCGGCCCGCGGGTCGTCCACTGTTCCTCCGCCGAAGCCGAGCACGAGACCGCGTCGCAACTCCTCGAACGTGCGGACCGGCCAACCACCCATCTCGTATCCGGAGTCCTGGATCCGGGTGACGAGGTCGTCGGTCAGCCCGTTCCAGCCGCAGTAGAACGCATCCGCGTCGATGTCGGCGAGGACCTGTTCGATGCCGGTGGGGTGGCGTTCGGCGTCGGGACAGCCGTGCGTGATCAGCCCCCGGGAGATGTGCGGCGCGAGCGTGAGCATCCGGCGCAGGGCCTCCGGCGAGAAGCTCGTGAAGCGGATTCGTGAGGCGTCCTCCGGGCGGTCCTCGACCACCGCGGCGATCGCCTCGCACGCCTCGACAGCCTTGATCTCGACCTGCAGGAACACATTTGTGGCGTCGAGGACCTCGGTCAGGGTGGGCACGTGGCGGCCCTCGCCGACGTCGACGGCCCGGATGCGCTCGTAGGGAAGTTCCGCGACAGGACCGAGCCCGTGGCCCGACGGGTCGGCGGCGGTGCGATCGAGGGTCGCATCATGCACCACGATCGGTACACCGTCCGAGGACAGTCGCACGTCGAACTCGAGTTCGTGGACACCGATCTCCTCGGCGAGCAGGAACGATTCGATCGTGTTCTCGGGGGACAGGTCCTTGGCGCCGCGGTGCCCGACGACGTGGTAGGTGCCGCGGCGGGGGGTCGATTCGGTGGTGGCCATCAGGCGACGAGCTCCTCGTACTGCTTGCGGATGTCTTCTGTGTCGCGCCGGATCACCGTCGCGGCCGCGGCGAGCGCGGCGGCCGGATCGGCGTTCTCGGTGTAGAGCTTCTGGATCACGGTGCGCATCTCGAGGATGGTCGAGGACACGTAGCGGCGGACGGCATCGGGCTGGCGGGCGCGGTCGAGTTGTTCCACGGCGAGACCGTAGTTCGGATTCTCGGCGATGCGGCTCGTGACGATCGGGGACGTCGTGGCCCCCTTCGTCGCCGGCAGGTATCCGGTGCCGACCGCCCATTCTGCTGCCTCGTCGTCGCCGGCGAGGAATTCGATCACCTTGGCCGCGGCGGCCTTCCGTTCCGGGTCGGCCTGCTTGAGAATGCCGAGTCCGGCACCGCCGGTGGGTACACCGGTGTCCTGTGCGACGGGAAGGAAACCGGCTCCGAGCTCGAACCCGGCCGCGTCGGCGCCCTTCGTCAGACCGGTCAGCGAACCCGTCGAGTTGCAGACGGTGGCCACGAGCCCGTTCGTGAAGTCGGTGTTCATCTCCTGCGCGAGATAACCGATCCGGTCGTCGTTGACACAGGCGCGGTCGAACTCGGCGGCGGCGATCGACGCGGCGGCGTCCACGGTGACATCGAGCCCGTCGGAGATCGAGCCGCCGAAATTCCACAGCAGCCCTTGCATGTACCAGTCGTCGGCGCCGGTATAGGCGCGCATCATCAGTTTGTTTCCGCGGTAGTCGCGGCCGGTGAT harbors:
- a CDS encoding potassium channel family protein, with product MLLTAIARPTLTAFVLVSVYFVFPVEHVRSTSEVLTLVGGGTAVLMVGWWQIRRILASEYPAVQAVEALTTIVSAYLVVFATLYLRMSVAHPDNFTEPLSRVDALYFCLTVFSTVGFGDISAVTETARAVVSVQMVANLIFLALGIRLLTAAVQWRRRNRGDEE
- a CDS encoding DUF4389 domain-containing protein; its protein translation is MNVGRVIMLIVGTLLALLGAAAAVGALVLGWFVVLQRDGGFLTGPTETFRTQTHALVSERLDLVTDDQTPSGLRGEDIGRLLVRATATDPTQAVFVGIAPVEDVESYLSGVAHTVVTDLRFEPFDVTYQDVPGGNVPTAPAAQQFWVASAEGTGTRQLEWDLRDGTWTVVVMNADGSAGIGVDVQAGIHIDLLGPAVLALLILGLVLLVVGVPLVLVGAVGLGRHGPPPPGPVSAPGIGTTVAATSPSPTPAAPYPVHLRGDLDEPISRWLWLVKWAAAIPHFIVLFFLHTAFLVTTIAAGFAILFTGRYPRALFDFGVGVLRWTWRVAFYTYSALGTDRYPPFGLHRTDYPADFDVEYPERLSRGLVLIKWWLLAIPHYIVLAVLVGGWSVGVATGDGNDNPAGNGSWAFGSLLGVLVFFAAVAVLFTGTYPRGLFDFVMGIDRWLFRVWAYAALMRDEYPPFRFDQGPREPVEPSTVTSSTGPAGTGPA
- a CDS encoding glycerophosphodiester phosphodiesterase; translated protein: MATTESTPRRGTYHVVGHRGAKDLSPENTIESFLLAEEIGVHELEFDVRLSSDGVPIVVHDATLDRTAADPSGHGLGPVAELPYERIRAVDVGEGRHVPTLTEVLDATNVFLQVEIKAVEACEAIAAVVEDRPEDASRIRFTSFSPEALRRMLTLAPHISRGLITHGCPDAERHPTGIEQVLADIDADAFYCGWNGLTDDLVTRIQDSGYEMGGWPVRTFEELRRGLVLGFGGGTVDDPRAAMDWLSRARAELAL
- a CDS encoding ABC transporter ATP-binding protein, whose translation is MSTAVAVHQLVKTFGSTHALDGLDLEVRPGEVHGFLGPNGSGKSTTIRILLGLLRADSGDVTVLGGDPWREAVSLHRRLAYVPGEVNLWPNLTGGEAIDLLAGLRGGLDELRRAELVERFELDPTKKVRTYSRGNRQKVAIIAALASNVELFLFDEPTSGLDPLKEEVFRDCVRDAVALGCSVLLSSHILAEVEALCDRVTIIRRGRTVESGTLGELRHLTRTSVTAETVRPAVGLETIDGVHDLDVHGHTVRFEVDTKNLEAVLRELLGFGLTSLTSTPPTLEELFLRHYGDELPGEHSHAPGTRTAPR
- a CDS encoding ABC transporter permease — translated: MSAAFVGTGHLIRLAVRRDRVQLPIWLAAITVVYAVSVSSLEGLYPTQQDLRVLAVSSAVSPVVLATNGLVSGDNLGAVVAAQTLLFLALAAGLMSTLAVVRHTRQNEETGRAELVGANVVGRRAMLTAALTVAAGANLVLVVLLTVVSLAFGLPSDGSAVLGVATGAAGLAFAAVAAVTAQIAEGARAANGLAGAALGAAFLLRAIGDSAGTVDPSGVRVTSMWLSWLSPIGWSQQIRPFDANAWWILQLFAVFAVVMVGLAYVLTERRDFGAGLMQSRPGPARAGERLPTAFGLAWRLQRTTLLWWAVGLVILAATYGSVADEMNDFLDEGGGVADLMKQLGGGAEALTDAYFAMTFLMMALLTSGYAVQSILRLHGEETSGRVESVLTTALGRVPWVLTHLVVVVIGVLILQLLVGIVLALTYGAAIGDITGPSADLLPAALVYVPAIALVAATAVLCVGAIPRHGAAVAWGVFAVWLLIGQLGVLLDLPQFVLDLSPFTHVPALPAAPLRILPLAVLTVLAAAIAAAGVFAMRRRDLVLH
- a CDS encoding ABC transporter ATP-binding protein/permease, encoding MNWGSVVVDSILWTAKAFGITALVFVAVIVVIVRFTRWGRQWWRIAASYFDPRNGTGGPALAAIVLLLTVFAVRMSVLFSYWYNDFYTAIQNLDESAFWRFMRVFAILAAIHVVRALVDYLLGQTLDIRWRTHLNDRLVDDWLGSGSFYKDRFVSSPVDNPDQRIQVDITDFVTTTRVLSMGAVTAVLSIVSFTGILWDLSGPVTIFGTEIPRAMVFLVIVYVLVTTTVAFWIGRPLIMLNFLNEKLGATYRYALVRVREYGESIAFYRGEGVERGGLLARFAAVIRNWWRIVFRTLKFNGFNLAVNQTAVIFPFLVQGPRLFAGQVTLGDVMQTSNAFGQVHDSLSFFRESYDDFAAFRATTIRLNGLLDTTRQATALPAVSVEAHDDRLELTNLSVETPAGDPLVTELSLGVAAGAALLVRGPSGSGKTTLLRTIAGLWPYARGEVDRPAGDGLFLSQHPYLPLGTLRDAVTYPRAADHDDTAIRTALDTVQLGHLAERLDAETDWARTLSPGEQQRLGFARILLSAPAIVFLDEATAAVDEGLEHALYRTMREALPDAVIVSVGHRSTLDAFHDRVLELRGEGRWAVSDLQKSR
- the ppsA gene encoding phosphoenolpyruvate synthase, yielding MTEHNLWVRPIGEVGATDAPTVGGKSANLGELTRAGFPVPAAFAVTTDAYLDAMGAAGTRTELAAEAVPAPDIDDATLIRTSAALAALVTESPVPDEMRAAIVSAYERLGPDVPVAVRSSAPAEDASDTSFAGIHESYTNIIGADAVVRAVQACWASLWSERARTYRGLRGVTDEPSIAVVVQVMVKSESSGVAFTADPRTGDLDRIVIEAALGLGEVVVGGQVEPDTYVVAKDGFEVLDVHLGHQEFRIASTDTGDSRVAVDPTRSTRVLDDDQLGRVARLAAGVEQHYGRPQDLEFAFANNELWIVQTRPITTLDQPAAAASSGNGEARPLLTGLGAGPGTATGRVRVLHELVDGKRLSDGEIIVAPMTRPDWLPILRRAGGIVTDGGGITCHAAIVGRELGKPVVVGARTATTELRDGQLITVDGNAGVVFDGAVHTAERPAATTSAPATSTGAAETVTATAIYVNLATPDAAEAVAATDVDGVGLLRAEFMITEALAGEHPSHMIAQGRREEYVEKMAGGVAMIAAAFAPRPVVYRAIDLRSNEFADLEGGEIEPHEENPMIGYRGCFRYVRDPELFALDLDVLHRVRSTHPNVHLMIPFVRTRWELRDCLAQLDRHPLGSDQRMLRWIMAEVPSVVYWLPEYAKLGIDGVSIGSNDLTQLMLGVDRDSEVCKDLFDTLDPAVLDAIDHIIERASAAGLTTSLCGQAVSTSTDLAEHLVRRGITSVSVTPDAAAQTRRTVARAEQRILLDRARSAEA
- a CDS encoding flavodoxin domain-containing protein, with the protein product MSVLVGYATAGGSTRGIAERIAAGLERGGAVELRTLTEVDSVRKYEVLILGSAIHNGQWLPEATAAVDRFRGELGGRALWVFSVSSVGATSTTLSPRLARRLRRMTPEPRAVQALRSSADVRDHRFFAGAIAPGDWPGMGRIVFRLMGGHYGDARDWDDIDAWTGRIRAGLVENTP
- a CDS encoding universal stress protein, with translation MSAHRSVVVGVDGSKASLQAVAWAAREADRRRLSLALVTTVSVRNTFGVPIGMPAGFFEQEESEGRELLLDAAEYARRAVPDRELDIETRLCTGSPSLELIDRSKSASMVVVGAGYNRFGWERFGSVSTALVTHTHAPAVVVRDLPHVEINDISGPVVVGVDGSEHSSRAITAAFEEAALRDTELVAVHAWSDLDVRAPFRFRIDWDSVENRERALLSESLSGHGEEFPDVTVHPVVVLDQPSHYLASHAADAQLLVLGRRGRGGFPNLLLGSTTWALLHTVTCPVMVVP